In a genomic window of Pangasianodon hypophthalmus isolate fPanHyp1 chromosome 1, fPanHyp1.pri, whole genome shotgun sequence:
- the spaca6 gene encoding sperm acrosome associated 6 isoform X12, whose translation MPIVEEFHQNMNNDTVYEVRLQAAADTFITMASGLPRASGCFPPCGFQAHGTVYNCMTCQYDSCEFPLDCPLQEITVEENNRTQMWCHVPFILPSDIQIVWRYAEIKTLLMDQFEEVTVGMDKLFSIPSARLEHSGTYQCEIFSQERSLVRIYYHLTVVPNEVVGHAELQDVFDKALLPAGQFLLSASIPPFSLLRLPSPDLLTICLTSLLLLLFLTLGVLYWWSSKKMDCEPDQKHELHWNTYVFQIIEPDQ comes from the exons ACACAGTGTATGAAGTTAGGTTGCAAGCTGCTGCAGACACTTTCATCACAATGGCCTCTGGTCTGCCTAGAG CTTCTGGATGTTTCCCCCCTTGTG GTTTTCAGGCTCACGGCACTGTCTATAACTGCATGACTTGTCAGTATGACTCATGTGAATTTCCCCTGGATTGCCCAT TGCAGGAAATCACTGTGGAGGAAAACAACAGAACTCAGATGTGGTGTCATGTGCCATTTATTTTGCCAAGTGACATACAGATAGTTTGGAGGTATGCAGAG ATCAAGACACTGTTGATGGATCAGTTTGAGGAGGTGACAGTTGGCATGGATAAGCTCTTCTCCATACCATCGGCCCGACTGGAGCACTCGGGCACATATCAGTGCGAGATCTTTTCTCAGGAACGCTCACTGGTCCGCATCTACTATCATCTTACAG tTGTTCCTAATGAGGTAGTTGGTCATGCAGAACTGCAGGATGTGTTTGATAAGGCTCTCCTACCTGCAGGACAGTTCCTACTTTCGGCCTCTatacctccattttcactgcTGAGGCTGCCTAgtccagacctcctcaccatcTGTCTGACATCACTGCTATTGCTGCTGTTCCTCACTCTAGG GGTGCTGTACTGGTGGTCTTCTAAGAAAATGGACTGTGAACCAGatcaaaaacatgaactacacTGGAATACATATGTATTTCAAATCATTGAACCAGACCAATAA
- the spaca6 gene encoding sperm acrosome associated 6 isoform X13: protein MHYRCCTFHILPDTVYEVRLQAAADTFITMASGLPRASGCFPPCGFQAHGTVYNCMTCQYDSCEFPLDCPLQEITVEENNRTQMWCHVPFILPSDIQIVWRYAEIKTLLMDQFEEVTVGMDKLFSIPSARLEHSGTYQCEIFSQERSLVRIYYHLTVVPNEVVGHAELQDVFDKALLPAGQFLLSASIPPFSLLRLPSPDLLTICLTSLLLLLFLTLGVLYWWSSKKMDCEPDQKHELHWNTYVFQIIEPDQ, encoded by the exons ACACAGTGTATGAAGTTAGGTTGCAAGCTGCTGCAGACACTTTCATCACAATGGCCTCTGGTCTGCCTAGAG CTTCTGGATGTTTCCCCCCTTGTG GTTTTCAGGCTCACGGCACTGTCTATAACTGCATGACTTGTCAGTATGACTCATGTGAATTTCCCCTGGATTGCCCAT TGCAGGAAATCACTGTGGAGGAAAACAACAGAACTCAGATGTGGTGTCATGTGCCATTTATTTTGCCAAGTGACATACAGATAGTTTGGAGGTATGCAGAG ATCAAGACACTGTTGATGGATCAGTTTGAGGAGGTGACAGTTGGCATGGATAAGCTCTTCTCCATACCATCGGCCCGACTGGAGCACTCGGGCACATATCAGTGCGAGATCTTTTCTCAGGAACGCTCACTGGTCCGCATCTACTATCATCTTACAG tTGTTCCTAATGAGGTAGTTGGTCATGCAGAACTGCAGGATGTGTTTGATAAGGCTCTCCTACCTGCAGGACAGTTCCTACTTTCGGCCTCTatacctccattttcactgcTGAGGCTGCCTAgtccagacctcctcaccatcTGTCTGACATCACTGCTATTGCTGCTGTTCCTCACTCTAGG GGTGCTGTACTGGTGGTCTTCTAAGAAAATGGACTGTGAACCAGatcaaaaacatgaactacacTGGAATACATATGTATTTCAAATCATTGAACCAGACCAATAA
- the spaca6 gene encoding sperm acrosome associated 6 isoform X11 → MALTLGERHYRCCTFHILPDTVYEVRLQAAADTFITMASGLPRASGCFPPCGFQAHGTVYNCMTCQYDSCEFPLDCPLQEITVEENNRTQMWCHVPFILPSDIQIVWRYAEIKTLLMDQFEEVTVGMDKLFSIPSARLEHSGTYQCEIFSQERSLVRIYYHLTVVPNEVVGHAELQDVFDKALLPAGQFLLSASIPPFSLLRLPSPDLLTICLTSLLLLLFLTLGVLYWWSSKKMDCEPDQKHELHWNTYVFQIIEPDQ, encoded by the exons ACACAGTGTATGAAGTTAGGTTGCAAGCTGCTGCAGACACTTTCATCACAATGGCCTCTGGTCTGCCTAGAG CTTCTGGATGTTTCCCCCCTTGTG GTTTTCAGGCTCACGGCACTGTCTATAACTGCATGACTTGTCAGTATGACTCATGTGAATTTCCCCTGGATTGCCCAT TGCAGGAAATCACTGTGGAGGAAAACAACAGAACTCAGATGTGGTGTCATGTGCCATTTATTTTGCCAAGTGACATACAGATAGTTTGGAGGTATGCAGAG ATCAAGACACTGTTGATGGATCAGTTTGAGGAGGTGACAGTTGGCATGGATAAGCTCTTCTCCATACCATCGGCCCGACTGGAGCACTCGGGCACATATCAGTGCGAGATCTTTTCTCAGGAACGCTCACTGGTCCGCATCTACTATCATCTTACAG tTGTTCCTAATGAGGTAGTTGGTCATGCAGAACTGCAGGATGTGTTTGATAAGGCTCTCCTACCTGCAGGACAGTTCCTACTTTCGGCCTCTatacctccattttcactgcTGAGGCTGCCTAgtccagacctcctcaccatcTGTCTGACATCACTGCTATTGCTGCTGTTCCTCACTCTAGG GGTGCTGTACTGGTGGTCTTCTAAGAAAATGGACTGTGAACCAGatcaaaaacatgaactacacTGGAATACATATGTATTTCAAATCATTGAACCAGACCAATAA